From Pseudoalteromonas sp. R3, one genomic window encodes:
- a CDS encoding 5-methyltetrahydropteroyltriglutamate--homocysteine methyltransferase produces the protein MSGVHIPSEQIGSIPRNRCLIDAYKDYKQGKISYAHLNDIAERETCQVICELESLGCEVVSDGEQRKFDGFAHYCLHNSPSYSDQGLLVDFNDGHTRVFAPHLKVAPFRYEHTADEFLAFALKHANVPVKQAVISPSMLSLVYPPQGIEDYDHERFVADLVNEHVGEVRRCLDLGAHKVQLDFTEARLSLKLDPSGQTLKSFVELINKCLSHFSDEERQRIGIHTCPGADIDSTHSADIDYKYLLPTLFEINAGNFYVALRGEANPKKTLKLISRILKPFQRVFIGVINPNSTELESPESVRDLVLLATEFIPVSQLGTCDDCGFSPFADDSSTTRELVYNKIRSRLVGTKQAEEHLNTKS, from the coding sequence ATGTCAGGGGTACACATTCCCAGTGAACAAATTGGTTCTATTCCCAGAAACCGGTGTTTGATAGACGCTTATAAAGACTACAAACAGGGAAAAATTAGCTATGCACACCTTAACGACATTGCAGAACGTGAAACGTGCCAGGTGATCTGTGAATTAGAAAGCCTGGGTTGTGAGGTAGTAAGTGATGGTGAGCAACGAAAGTTTGACGGCTTTGCTCATTATTGTCTGCACAACTCTCCCAGCTATTCTGATCAGGGCCTATTGGTTGATTTTAATGACGGCCACACCCGAGTTTTTGCACCGCACCTTAAGGTAGCACCATTTCGCTATGAACACACCGCTGATGAATTTCTCGCTTTTGCGCTCAAGCATGCCAATGTACCGGTCAAACAGGCAGTTATCTCCCCCTCTATGCTGAGCCTGGTGTATCCACCTCAGGGGATTGAAGACTACGATCATGAACGCTTTGTGGCCGATCTTGTCAACGAGCACGTCGGCGAAGTCAGGCGCTGCCTTGATCTGGGTGCCCATAAAGTGCAGCTCGACTTCACCGAAGCGAGGCTTTCCTTAAAGCTGGATCCGTCTGGCCAGACGCTCAAGTCTTTTGTCGAGCTTATTAACAAATGCCTGTCTCACTTTAGTGACGAAGAAAGGCAGCGTATCGGTATTCATACCTGCCCTGGTGCCGACATTGACTCAACACACAGTGCCGACATCGACTATAAGTATCTGTTACCTACTCTGTTTGAAATTAATGCTGGTAACTTTTACGTCGCACTCAGGGGTGAAGCAAACCCCAAGAAAACGCTTAAGCTCATTAGTCGTATCCTTAAGCCCTTCCAGCGCGTTTTTATTGGCGTGATCAACCCAAATAGTACTGAGTTAGAAAGCCCCGAATCGGTCAGGGACTTGGTGTTACTGGCCACTGAGTTTATTCCCGTTTCGCAGCTTGGTACCTGCGACGATTGTGGCTTTTCGCCATTTGCCGATGACAGCTCCACCACCAGAGAGTTAGTCTACAATAAAATAAGGTCCCGGCTTGTAGGGACAAAGCAGGCCGAAGAGCATCTCAATACAAAAAGTTAG
- a CDS encoding esterase-like activity of phytase family protein: MRSYVFLAMLAPAFAHSADIQLNYLDEFIVPADLQLNGDKVGGLSSIEYTNGKYLLIADDSKNPRYFQASISISGKKIKQVQFEKSLPLLDNKTHSDVVDPESLRVAPGSGDIIWTSEGSIKYKHAPAIFMQTTQGRVSFELPNMFDIAKSSGPRHNAVFEGLTVAHSGQGIWVSAEGALKQDGEESTIEHGSMVRISYFDFASKKMQKQFAYYLEPMVNRPEAKPDAFRTTGLVEILQVNEHQFLTMERSYTSGIADGGNDVSIYLIDTTGTTDTSRMTTLKNQALRPASKTLLLDMATIKHQLNSKHIDNLEGMTFGPVLNNGKRSLVMVSDDNFNVHGKQLSQILLFEVDTAQPRR; the protein is encoded by the coding sequence ATGCGCAGTTATGTATTTCTGGCCATGCTGGCCCCTGCTTTTGCTCACTCAGCTGATATACAGCTTAATTACCTGGACGAATTTATTGTTCCTGCTGACTTACAGCTCAATGGCGACAAGGTCGGTGGCTTATCCAGCATTGAATACACCAACGGCAAATATTTGCTGATAGCAGATGACTCTAAAAACCCACGCTATTTTCAGGCAAGTATCAGTATAAGCGGCAAGAAGATTAAGCAGGTTCAATTCGAAAAGTCTTTACCTCTGCTGGATAACAAAACGCACTCAGACGTTGTTGATCCTGAAAGCCTGCGCGTAGCCCCGGGCAGCGGCGATATTATCTGGACCAGCGAGGGAAGTATAAAATACAAACATGCACCCGCGATTTTTATGCAAACAACGCAAGGCCGCGTGAGTTTCGAATTGCCCAATATGTTCGACATAGCCAAAAGTTCAGGGCCAAGGCACAACGCGGTGTTTGAAGGCTTAACTGTTGCGCATTCGGGCCAAGGCATTTGGGTGTCTGCAGAAGGCGCATTGAAACAAGACGGTGAAGAGTCTACCATCGAGCACGGCAGTATGGTCCGTATCTCCTATTTTGATTTTGCCTCGAAAAAAATGCAAAAGCAGTTTGCTTATTATCTTGAGCCTATGGTCAATCGCCCAGAGGCAAAACCCGATGCATTTCGCACCACGGGTTTGGTTGAGATATTACAGGTTAATGAGCACCAGTTTTTAACTATGGAACGTTCATACACGTCAGGCATAGCGGACGGCGGCAATGATGTCAGCATTTACCTTATAGATACAACAGGTACAACTGACACCAGCCGGATGACAACATTAAAAAACCAGGCTTTGCGCCCTGCCAGCAAGACTTTATTGCTGGATATGGCCACCATCAAACATCAGCTAAACTCCAAACACATTGATAACCTTGAAGGAATGACCTTTGGCCCTGTACTAAACAATGGCAAGCGAAGCTTAGTGATGGTATCCGATGATAATTTTAACGTGCATGGTAAACAGCTAAGTCAGATTTTGTTATTTGAGGTTGATACTGCCCAACCCCGACGTTAA
- a CDS encoding alpha/beta hydrolase-fold protein, translated as MNSVLLFLICVLSCSLAYAKSEVHSAPLEFAHTLTFNSQILKQNRSVNVYLPAEYQKNTQQTYPVIYLLDGSKDEDFIHIAGLVQFANFPWLNFLPPSIVVGISNQDRKRDFTTQSNNALDKRDLPTHGGAKSFIAFLQDELRPMIEKRYRTNQSDTLIGQSLGGLLASEILFHHTPLFDHYVIVSPSLWWDNESLLASKFTPTSLPKSVYIAVGKEGNVMERVAKQLHDKIATQLKGKSQLHFRYFEDLDHGDTLHLAVYDAFKKVDYK; from the coding sequence ATGAACAGCGTACTCTTGTTTTTAATTTGCGTACTGAGCTGCTCGCTCGCCTATGCAAAAAGTGAGGTTCACTCTGCACCATTAGAGTTTGCCCACACTCTGACATTCAACTCTCAAATACTGAAACAGAATCGCTCAGTAAACGTCTATTTACCAGCAGAATACCAAAAAAATACACAACAAACCTACCCGGTTATTTACCTGCTGGACGGTTCAAAAGATGAAGACTTTATTCACATTGCCGGATTGGTGCAATTTGCCAACTTTCCCTGGCTAAACTTTCTTCCACCCAGCATTGTTGTGGGTATCAGTAATCAGGACAGAAAACGGGATTTCACCACCCAAAGTAACAATGCACTGGATAAACGTGACCTGCCGACCCACGGTGGCGCAAAATCATTTATCGCATTTCTACAAGATGAACTGCGCCCGATGATAGAGAAGCGTTACCGTACCAACCAATCAGATACCCTGATCGGTCAATCGTTGGGAGGCTTACTTGCCAGTGAAATTCTGTTTCATCACACGCCATTGTTTGATCACTATGTCATTGTCAGTCCCAGTTTGTGGTGGGACAACGAGTCATTACTCGCCAGTAAATTCACCCCCACCAGTCTGCCAAAGTCTGTTTACATTGCGGTAGGTAAAGAAGGTAACGTAATGGAGCGTGTTGCGAAACAGCTACACGATAAAATAGCCACTCAGCTTAAGGGCAAAAGCCAGTTGCATTTTCGTTATTTTGAAGACCTGGATCACGGAGATACCCTACACCTGGCGGTATATGACGCATTTAAAAAAGTTGACTACAAATAG
- a CDS encoding winged helix-turn-helix transcriptional regulator, producing MKDREKKYLRKTAPTESAKIVETIYGCKWSLTVYQLLADGINRPGEMVRSIEGLTTKVLNQCLRKNTEFGILERISYNEVPPRVEYKVTDFGAKFMKVLDELEKLQHEIENQL from the coding sequence ATGAAAGATAGAGAAAAAAAATATTTGAGAAAAACCGCACCGACTGAAAGTGCAAAGATAGTAGAGACTATTTATGGCTGCAAATGGTCTCTTACGGTTTACCAGCTTTTGGCTGATGGAATCAATCGGCCTGGCGAAATGGTGCGCAGCATTGAAGGTTTAACCACGAAAGTGCTGAACCAGTGCCTGCGTAAAAATACGGAGTTTGGGATCCTGGAGCGAATTTCTTACAATGAGGTGCCACCGAGGGTGGAGTACAAAGTCACTGATTTCGGGGCCAAGTTTATGAAAGTCCTTGATGAGCTTGAAAAACTACAACATGAAATTGAAAATCAGCTATAA
- a CDS encoding GH92 family glycosyl hydrolase, with protein sequence MNQNKPARHLALAALASAILVACGQAPSTTDKSAKQSINMQSNYVSDVVSYVDPLIGTKGPFNHRQAGNVSPGALVPFGMFNFGPEHAYTEDLLAESEGIAKKILEEKKRVPVSPGGYNYQASRVKGFSFTRLSGTGCLGASGDIPVMPFTKEMTFSPATDPINAYYSAGFSHDNETATPGYYQVGLDNGVNVELSATTRTGIANFTFEQADNAKLLFRTAYSQLGSGDAYVKVNASKGEITGYVTSGNFCGYLGEYNRRDYYTLHFVAKLDKPISGSGAWKDEEVFAGQNSSQGGMGYGDNGWPDIGKGSGVWVDLDMNSGETVQMRVGISYVSLDNARENLQKEQSEQSFAQVRQNAQNAWEEELSKVSVESDDASKLSVFYTALYHSLYHPNVFSDANGQYMGFDQQVHSVQGSQTQQYANFSGWDVYRSQLQLVTLLDKKRGSDIAQSLFNQANQFNGIWDRWTHNAGPTGVMSGDPSTIAIANFVAFGANDFDVAGAYDSLYKAATEPTEFDLSDVGCPVFCRGQKPSLDQWQQLGFISDQSNSWEGASETLEQASSYFSLSQLAARLGKHKDASRFVNEAGFWRNIYNPAATESLGYIQGRNKDGSWKGDFDPFSGHLFVEGSPAQYLWMIPHDGAGLAKVLGGEQAMSQRLDSHFRKPDGTWVLYRDSAEFSDVSNQPSILSPWMYLHTGEAYKTQQTVRQTMQDLWLDTPDGIPGQDDLGQMSSWYVFSSLGLYPKYPGRADLVLSSPQFKKARIGNLTLNAPQASGEHIYIEALKINGKATLNSWIDESYINTPVTLDFTLSDTPNEAFGQAPENRPPSYGPSIR encoded by the coding sequence ATGAATCAAAACAAACCGGCCAGACATCTGGCCCTGGCAGCACTCGCGTCTGCTATCCTGGTGGCGTGTGGTCAAGCACCCAGTACAACAGACAAGAGTGCAAAACAGAGCATAAACATGCAATCAAATTACGTGTCCGATGTGGTGTCGTATGTCGATCCTTTGATAGGAACTAAGGGCCCATTCAATCACAGACAGGCTGGCAATGTTTCTCCAGGCGCTTTGGTCCCATTCGGTATGTTTAACTTTGGTCCTGAGCATGCCTACACCGAAGACTTGCTGGCGGAGTCGGAAGGGATCGCAAAGAAGATTCTGGAAGAAAAGAAGCGTGTACCCGTTTCTCCCGGTGGCTATAACTATCAGGCAAGTCGTGTAAAAGGGTTCTCCTTTACCCGTTTATCTGGTACCGGGTGTCTGGGTGCATCCGGCGATATTCCCGTCATGCCTTTCACCAAAGAGATGACTTTTTCTCCCGCGACTGACCCGATTAACGCATACTATAGTGCCGGCTTTAGTCATGACAATGAAACAGCGACGCCTGGTTACTATCAGGTTGGGCTTGATAATGGGGTGAACGTCGAGCTTTCCGCGACAACCCGCACTGGTATCGCGAATTTTACGTTTGAACAGGCCGACAACGCTAAATTGCTATTCAGAACAGCTTACTCTCAGCTTGGTAGTGGCGACGCTTATGTAAAGGTCAACGCCAGTAAGGGCGAAATTACCGGGTACGTAACTTCCGGAAACTTCTGTGGTTATCTGGGGGAGTATAATCGCAGAGATTATTACACCCTGCATTTTGTTGCCAAGCTGGATAAGCCTATCTCTGGCTCAGGCGCGTGGAAAGACGAGGAGGTTTTTGCTGGGCAGAATTCCTCACAAGGGGGAATGGGGTATGGTGACAATGGCTGGCCAGATATAGGTAAAGGGTCGGGTGTCTGGGTCGATCTCGATATGAACTCGGGAGAAACGGTACAGATGCGTGTCGGCATTTCATACGTGAGCCTGGATAATGCACGAGAAAATCTGCAAAAAGAGCAGTCAGAACAAAGTTTTGCTCAAGTGCGTCAAAATGCGCAAAACGCTTGGGAAGAAGAGCTTTCCAAAGTGAGTGTTGAGTCTGATGATGCCAGTAAGCTGAGCGTCTTCTACACGGCCTTATACCACAGCTTATATCATCCCAATGTTTTTTCAGACGCAAACGGCCAGTACATGGGATTTGATCAGCAGGTTCATTCGGTCCAAGGGAGCCAAACTCAGCAATACGCCAATTTTTCCGGGTGGGACGTCTATCGCTCTCAATTACAGCTGGTGACTTTGTTAGACAAAAAGCGTGGCAGTGATATTGCTCAGTCGTTATTTAATCAGGCAAATCAGTTTAACGGTATATGGGATCGCTGGACCCACAATGCCGGACCAACGGGCGTGATGAGTGGCGATCCATCGACTATTGCGATTGCCAATTTTGTGGCATTTGGAGCGAATGACTTTGATGTCGCCGGAGCATATGACTCTTTATACAAAGCCGCGACCGAGCCGACAGAGTTTGACTTATCTGATGTTGGTTGCCCGGTATTTTGTCGTGGTCAAAAACCCTCTTTAGATCAGTGGCAACAATTAGGCTTTATATCAGATCAATCAAACAGCTGGGAAGGTGCTTCGGAAACGCTTGAACAAGCATCCAGCTACTTTTCTTTGTCTCAACTGGCAGCGCGTCTGGGTAAGCACAAGGATGCATCTCGTTTTGTAAACGAAGCCGGCTTTTGGCGCAATATTTACAACCCGGCCGCAACAGAATCATTGGGCTATATTCAGGGGCGCAATAAAGACGGCAGCTGGAAGGGTGACTTTGATCCTTTCTCGGGTCACTTGTTTGTCGAGGGCAGTCCGGCTCAATACCTGTGGATGATCCCGCACGATGGTGCCGGGCTTGCGAAAGTGTTGGGTGGTGAACAGGCGATGAGCCAGCGGCTTGATAGTCATTTCCGCAAGCCTGACGGTACCTGGGTGCTGTATCGAGATTCTGCTGAGTTTTCCGATGTTTCAAACCAGCCATCTATATTGTCTCCCTGGATGTATCTGCATACTGGTGAGGCATACAAAACACAGCAGACGGTACGTCAAACAATGCAGGATCTCTGGCTGGATACACCTGATGGCATTCCCGGACAGGACGATCTTGGCCAGATGTCATCCTGGTACGTATTCAGCAGCCTTGGGTTATACCCTAAGTATCCGGGCCGTGCAGACTTGGTATTGTCCAGCCCTCAGTTTAAAAAGGCCAGAATAGGCAATTTAACACTGAACGCGCCGCAGGCTTCGGGTGAGCATATTTACATTGAGGCTTTGAAAATAAACGGAAAAGCGACGTTGAATAGCTGGATTGATGAGTCTTATATCAACACGCCTGTGACACTGGACTTTACTTTGAGTGATACGCCAAACGAAGCATTTGGCCAGGCACCAGAAAACAGGCCACCAAGTTATGGGCCATCTATTCGATAA
- a CDS encoding nuclear transport factor 2 family protein — protein sequence MNILLRHLLILLCLLFSGSSLADDEAGVLRALNDYIQGTETGQPGQIKNAFHPQAQLLLSHDTKPFWTVSMEQYSSWFKPLNNRNRRGKVLSVKIDGDIAMARLKITVAPPYQAYIDHVLLKQIAGKWQIVSKTATDQSTQYKGKKILFIASSASFHGDSDLPAGTSFSELVYAYDTFIKAGYEVDFMSTRGGALSLAYVNTSIPIHKQYLYDPNLCMP from the coding sequence ATGAATATTCTTTTGAGACACCTGCTAATCTTGCTATGCCTGCTATTTAGTGGCAGCAGTCTGGCTGATGACGAGGCCGGTGTTTTGCGTGCTCTAAATGATTATATACAGGGGACTGAAACGGGGCAGCCTGGCCAAATCAAAAATGCCTTTCATCCGCAAGCTCAGCTACTGTTGTCTCACGATACTAAACCGTTCTGGACGGTATCGATGGAGCAATACAGTAGCTGGTTTAAGCCGCTGAACAATCGTAACCGTCGGGGCAAAGTACTCTCTGTGAAAATAGACGGAGATATCGCCATGGCTCGGTTGAAAATTACGGTAGCGCCTCCTTACCAGGCATATATAGATCATGTCTTGCTCAAACAGATTGCAGGGAAATGGCAGATAGTGAGTAAGACAGCAACGGACCAAAGTACCCAGTATAAGGGTAAAAAAATTCTCTTCATTGCATCCAGTGCCAGTTTTCATGGTGACAGTGACTTACCAGCAGGGACCAGTTTTTCTGAGCTTGTCTATGCCTACGATACATTTATCAAAGCCGGGTATGAGGTAGACTTTATGAGTACCCGAGGTGGGGCGTTAAGCCTGGCTTATGTTAATACGTCAATTCCAATTCATAAGCAGTATCTTTACGACCCGAATTTATGTATGCCATAG
- a CDS encoding MBL fold metallo-hydrolase, with protein MLTMLKALLITPILAASFVTLAANIQVQPVSQHLHILTEQDYGTNIGLFKTAKGLVLVDPMPGKTNLARLFKTVSEIHHKPVTHILNTHNHEDHSGGNAYFMARGAQLVEGDAKLAGVTRVMVKSHTSTDNVFYHKPSNTIFVGDVFDTSWHPTFYAGGVQGFKDAIEIILQVGDEQSLIVPGHGALSDKTSLREFRTNTLQWVETVRVFRQKGYSVEKIMAENESKKIVARFNVQGKVPFLPDTAYKRFVERTIQVIERERSEGTE; from the coding sequence ATGTTGACCATGTTAAAAGCATTGTTGATAACGCCAATTCTTGCTGCGAGTTTTGTAACACTTGCTGCTAATATTCAGGTACAGCCCGTATCGCAACACCTGCACATTCTCACTGAGCAAGACTACGGCACAAATATTGGGTTGTTTAAAACCGCCAAAGGCCTGGTACTGGTCGATCCTATGCCAGGTAAAACTAACTTAGCCCGGTTATTTAAAACTGTAAGTGAAATTCACCACAAACCCGTTACCCATATTTTAAATACGCATAATCATGAAGACCACTCGGGAGGCAATGCTTATTTTATGGCGCGTGGGGCCCAGCTTGTTGAAGGTGATGCTAAGCTGGCCGGGGTCACCCGTGTTATGGTTAAGTCTCACACCTCGACAGACAACGTTTTCTATCACAAGCCGAGTAACACGATTTTTGTCGGAGATGTGTTTGATACCAGCTGGCATCCCACCTTTTATGCGGGTGGGGTGCAGGGCTTTAAAGATGCCATCGAGATCATTTTACAGGTTGGGGATGAGCAGAGTTTGATTGTTCCCGGGCATGGCGCTTTGTCAGATAAAACGTCACTGCGTGAATTCCGAACAAATACGCTCCAGTGGGTGGAAACCGTACGTGTGTTCAGACAAAAAGGCTACAGTGTTGAGAAAATTATGGCAGAGAATGAGAGCAAGAAAATTGTCGCCAGATTTAATGTACAAGGCAAGGTGCCGTTTTTACCAGACACAGCCTACAAACGGTTTGTAGAAAGAACCATCCAGGTGATTGAGAGGGAAAGGAGCGAGGGGACTGAGTAA
- a CDS encoding demethoxyubiquinone hydroxylase family protein codes for MIEVERILRVDHAGEFGAINIYRSQLFVARYLYKDIVPKLEEMLGHEKKHFNTFDRILKSRNIRHCYALYFWAFGGITLGILTALAGRKAIWVCTDSIESTVMHHLDWQLDFLSQHDTEAYDAVMSIKADEEEHQDFGQTHGSKSFVYKPIFWVVRQSTEFAIWMSTKL; via the coding sequence ATGATCGAAGTTGAGCGAATTCTTAGAGTGGACCATGCAGGTGAATTTGGGGCAATTAATATATATCGATCCCAGCTGTTTGTTGCTCGCTATTTATACAAGGATATTGTTCCTAAACTTGAAGAAATGCTGGGCCATGAAAAGAAGCATTTTAATACCTTTGATCGCATCCTTAAAAGCCGAAATATAAGGCACTGTTACGCCTTGTATTTCTGGGCGTTTGGCGGCATAACTCTGGGAATTTTAACGGCTTTGGCAGGTAGAAAAGCGATTTGGGTGTGCACTGATTCAATTGAATCGACAGTAATGCATCATTTAGATTGGCAATTGGACTTTTTATCTCAGCATGACACAGAGGCTTATGATGCGGTCATGAGCATTAAAGCTGATGAAGAAGAGCATCAAGACTTTGGTCAAACTCATGGTTCTAAGTCATTTGTTTATAAACCTATATTCTGGGTGGTTCGACAATCTACCGAGTTTGCAATTTGGATGAGTACTAAGCTATAA
- a CDS encoding GGDEF domain-containing protein: MSSVPPPTSDDEELITRLEDEILALELENNRLQQILRDSEYDRKALADIQKLANVGTWRLNHLTYNVQLSEKLTAMLDIPDGKSSMQWSEFITALDPSGELKLKQSLRDVFVGGGTINFEHTVSRSDGSLIYVRHHCETHLNGIGQPLNSIGLVQDITRDKERAAQLEILSNKDDLTCLYNRRKMNQALTEESIICMDNGLPLSSILLDLDNFKQVNDRFGHHIGDEVLVRVSEAIQNSLRLSDIASRWGGEEFLILCPNTAPNDAEVVAERIRQAIEHIQLSCDHTITASFGVGSLRSVQDLPEMLKRIDMALYQAKKAGRNCVRLIC, from the coding sequence ATGAGTTCAGTACCGCCACCCACATCAGATGATGAAGAGCTCATCACCAGGCTCGAAGATGAGATACTGGCGTTGGAGTTAGAAAACAATCGGCTGCAACAAATTCTGCGCGACAGCGAATATGACAGAAAAGCGCTTGCAGATATTCAAAAGCTCGCGAATGTGGGAACCTGGCGTCTGAACCACTTAACCTATAACGTCCAGCTGAGCGAAAAACTCACCGCTATGTTAGACATACCAGATGGAAAAAGCAGCATGCAATGGAGCGAGTTTATTACTGCACTAGATCCAAGTGGTGAACTGAAGCTCAAACAATCACTACGAGATGTATTTGTGGGCGGCGGCACAATAAATTTTGAACACACCGTCAGCCGCTCGGACGGTTCACTTATTTACGTACGGCACCACTGCGAAACCCACCTGAATGGCATAGGTCAGCCACTGAATTCAATTGGTCTGGTCCAGGACATAACACGGGACAAAGAAAGAGCTGCACAGTTAGAAATACTGTCAAATAAAGATGATCTTACCTGCCTGTATAACAGAAGAAAAATGAATCAGGCACTGACTGAAGAATCCATCATCTGTATGGATAACGGCCTCCCTCTTAGCAGTATCTTGCTGGATTTAGACAACTTTAAACAAGTCAATGATCGGTTTGGGCATCATATTGGTGACGAAGTACTGGTCCGTGTATCTGAGGCAATTCAAAACAGCCTGCGATTAAGCGATATCGCGTCTCGCTGGGGCGGTGAGGAATTTCTTATTCTGTGCCCCAATACAGCCCCAAATGACGCTGAGGTAGTTGCCGAGCGTATTCGTCAGGCTATCGAGCACATTCAGTTATCATGTGATCACACAATCACTGCAAGTTTTGGCGTAGGTAGCTTGCGCAGTGTTCAGGATCTGCCAGAGATGCTAAAACGCATTGATATGGCACTCTATCAGGCCAAAAAGGCAGGCCGAAATTGTGTGCGGTTGATATGTTAA
- a CDS encoding type 1 glutamine amidotransferase domain-containing protein: protein MYAIGNSFAPEEVDASEYQAVHYLGGSNAMYEVAEHHGVQAIAMAVFEQNNGIVSSVCHGTAGIVNLKLSNGEYLVANRRVSGYPESFERAGAEYLKEFPFMIGERIKARGGDFRHGERNKPFVEIDGRLITGQNYLSSVAVAEAMIQVLEKR from the coding sequence ATGTATGCCATAGGCAACAGCTTTGCACCTGAGGAAGTGGACGCCTCTGAATATCAAGCGGTGCATTACCTGGGCGGCAGCAATGCCATGTATGAGGTTGCAGAACATCACGGAGTTCAGGCAATTGCGATGGCGGTCTTCGAGCAGAATAATGGCATTGTATCTTCGGTCTGTCATGGTACAGCCGGTATTGTTAATCTGAAATTGAGCAACGGAGAATATCTGGTCGCTAACAGGCGTGTCAGTGGCTACCCCGAATCTTTTGAACGTGCCGGGGCTGAGTACCTGAAAGAGTTTCCATTTATGATTGGCGAGCGCATCAAGGCGCGGGGCGGTGATTTTCGCCATGGAGAGCGTAATAAACCTTTTGTAGAAATAGATGGGCGACTGATCACCGGGCAGAACTATCTATCCTCGGTGGCAGTGGCTGAAGCCATGATACAGGTGTTAGAAAAGCGGTGA
- a CDS encoding helix-turn-helix domain-containing protein: MEFSRYFLFFFASLGAFNGVLLATWVYHKRREIAAAPWLSLLLIMLSIRIGKSVAFYFSPGLSRDFLQLGLSACCLIGPSLFSFCFRSLYPNKARWQLRGHFALWLVLVAVVGVMYPYHNYPELWQTWVYRGSSYVWLGYLLASAWVYRHKLAELKSYPDRLVWRDLPFIALSGGALIWFAYFTSAYTSYIVGALSFSMVLYLSIVVFSGQSRGKEKYATQLISPQQNAEISATLENLMNEQQLFTDPSMSLPRLAKRLGVSHTKLSQHLNQQHGCNFNQYLNGYRVKYAQKLLIQNQNMTIEEVAELCGFNASSTFYTAFKKQCGQTPNQFRAKSAKLSF, translated from the coding sequence ATGGAATTTTCGCGCTACTTTCTGTTTTTCTTCGCCTCACTTGGGGCATTTAATGGCGTTTTACTGGCTACCTGGGTTTATCATAAACGCAGGGAAATAGCCGCTGCCCCCTGGCTGTCTTTGCTGTTGATTATGCTCAGTATTCGGATTGGCAAGTCGGTTGCGTTTTACTTTAGCCCGGGGCTGAGCAGAGACTTTTTGCAGCTGGGGCTGAGTGCCTGCTGTTTAATTGGACCGAGCCTTTTTTCGTTTTGTTTTCGTAGCCTTTATCCAAACAAAGCCCGCTGGCAACTGCGCGGACACTTTGCATTGTGGCTTGTTTTGGTTGCTGTAGTTGGCGTGATGTACCCTTATCATAATTACCCTGAATTGTGGCAAACCTGGGTGTATCGCGGCTCAAGCTATGTCTGGCTTGGTTACCTTTTGGCATCGGCTTGGGTGTACCGGCACAAACTGGCTGAGTTAAAATCCTATCCGGACCGCTTAGTATGGCGAGACTTGCCTTTTATCGCGCTTAGTGGTGGAGCGCTTATCTGGTTTGCCTATTTTACCTCAGCCTATACGTCTTACATTGTTGGGGCTTTGTCATTTTCCATGGTGTTGTATCTCAGCATTGTGGTTTTTTCTGGCCAGAGCAGAGGCAAAGAAAAATACGCGACACAACTTATTTCACCGCAACAGAATGCGGAAATTTCTGCGACGCTGGAGAACTTGATGAATGAGCAGCAGCTATTCACAGATCCCTCTATGTCCTTACCCAGGTTAGCCAAACGTTTAGGTGTTAGTCATACAAAATTGTCTCAGCATTTGAACCAGCAACACGGTTGTAATTTTAATCAATATCTTAATGGCTATCGAGTAAAGTACGCTCAGAAGCTGTTAATACAGAACCAGAACATGACAATTGAGGAAGTTGCTGAACTGTGTGGCTTCAATGCCAGCTCGACATTTTATACGGCGTTTAAAAAACAATGTGGTCAAACTCCCAATCAGTTTCGTGCAAAGTCTGCCAAATTATCATTCTGA